GCGTAGTCCCAAAATGAGACTCTTTTTTAATTTAAAATATAAAAAATCTTTTAATTTCAGCTTTATTTTTTTTGGCACAAAGCTTGCGTTGCGTGATGGCATGAAAAACTTACTTATCACTTTTCTATTGATTGTGTTGTCGCAACCGGCCATGGCCAAAATTCGTTTAGCCGACGAACCCTCATATCGCGAGGTGTTAGATTCTTACTTAAAAGAAGAGTCGATGGACTATAAAGCCATGCGGGAGTGGGATAAAAAAATGAACCGATCGGCATGGTTTCCTGTGCTTAGTGTGGGTTACGATCATTTTTTGCGCGAAACGCAGGCTATTGCCATTAACGATAATATTTCTGTTTCTTCCAGTGCTGTTAGTGTGGGGCCGCCCGATAATAACTGGGATAATAGTGTTTATCAGGCCGATAATATTCGGGTGAGGGCGGTGTGGAATTTGGCCGATCTTATTTTTCACGATAAAACTTTAAGCGTGTCGCAAGAAAAACGGGATTTATCGCGGATGCGCATGAGCATGTCGGAACTTTTGTTTAAAAACTATGCCGAGCGTAAACAATTGGTAGAAAAAGTGGCAAAGGCAGGGAGCAACAACGAAGCTTGTCTTAAAATTGAACTGTATAACCAAAAAATAAATGCCTTAACCCACGATGCTTTTAAAGCAAGATGGTGGAGGTGTGGGTTATGAGAATTATATTTTTAATCATGATGATGTTGTTGTGTGCCTGTAAAAGCTTAAGCTTTCATCCCTCCGCAATCCCACCAGAAGAGGAGGTATTGGATAATAGTAATGCCCCCACATCGCCCGATTCATTATCTACTACAATACCTCCTTCTAATCTCAGCCGACCTAGCGAAGCAATAATCTACGAAATTTATTATGATGATAAAGTGAGCGATACCGACGGCACGGCTTTTATTGAGCTTTATGCAACACCCCATAGTTTTTTGGATGGTTATCAAATTGAACTTGTGAATGGGGATGACGGTGCTGTTCAAAAAAAAATCACCTTACCAAGTCCCTCAGAAGTTCCAGAGAATGGTTTTTTTGTGATTGCCGATTTAAAAACAAACTCTACAACATCTACACAACTGAGTTCTTATCAGTATCTCACCCAGTTTGACCCTCAAAACGGACCCGATAGCATCCGCTTGCTTGATGATAGTGGGTCAGTAGTTGATCTTGTAGGTTATGGAATGCTTCCCACCGGCATTTCTCAACTTTATGAACAAGAGGCAGCCTTCGATGCTCCTGCGGGAAGCAGTTTATCGCGTGTTTCTGCCATAGATACTAATAATAATGCGGCCGATTTTGTAATCAATCCTCTTCCGTCGCCGGGCAGTGCCGATATTTTTGTAGAAGAAGAGGCAGAAAGTAATGCCACATCCGATGAAATTTTTTTACCAACAACAGAACAAAATAATGCCGCACCTTACTTGGTAAAATTTACAGAAGTGGTGACCGATCCACAAAAAGATTGGAATGATAGCTTGGGTGGTAACGATATTTTGTTTGATGAAATACCCGGAACAGGCACAATAAGTGTGAGTGATGAGTATTTTGAGATAAAAAACTTTGGAAATGAGGTTGTGAACATAAAAAATTGGTCGGTGACCATGGTGGATGGAACCGATATAAACTTTAGTTTTTCTTCACCCGGTGATGCTGTGTTTTTTTCAAGTATGGAAGACGATTTTTTAAGTTTAGAAGCTAACGAAGTGTTGGTAATTGGGAATCCGGCGGGTGATTTTAAAAATACAATAACGCTTACAATGCTTGATGATCAAGGAAATACCGTTGATGATGTGTTTGTTGAAGATGGAAATTCTACAGATGAGTTTGATGAAAGTTTTTCGCTGGATGATGAAGAAAATTGGACAAAAACTTTGGCCTCACCGGGTTGGTGAACAAAAAATGGGTGAATAAAAATAAAAAGTTCAAGACAAAAATGAAAAAAATGTAAATTTTTTTCAAATTAGTGTTGACATTTTTTTTATAAACTTCGTATAATTCAAACAGTTAAGCAATTTTATTAACCCAC
This sequence is a window from bacterium. Protein-coding genes within it:
- a CDS encoding lamin tail domain-containing protein; this encodes MRIIFLIMMMLLCACKSLSFHPSAIPPEEEVLDNSNAPTSPDSLSTTIPPSNLSRPSEAIIYEIYYDDKVSDTDGTAFIELYATPHSFLDGYQIELVNGDDGAVQKKITLPSPSEVPENGFFVIADLKTNSTTSTQLSSYQYLTQFDPQNGPDSIRLLDDSGSVVDLVGYGMLPTGISQLYEQEAAFDAPAGSSLSRVSAIDTNNNAADFVINPLPSPGSADIFVEEEAESNATSDEIFLPTTEQNNAAPYLVKFTEVVTDPQKDWNDSLGGNDILFDEIPGTGTISVSDEYFEIKNFGNEVVNIKNWSVTMVDGTDINFSFSSPGDAVFFSSMEDDFLSLEANEVLVIGNPAGDFKNTITLTMLDDQGNTVDDVFVEDGNSTDEFDESFSLDDEENWTKTLASPGW